Proteins from one Solenopsis invicta isolate M01_SB chromosome 11, UNIL_Sinv_3.0, whole genome shotgun sequence genomic window:
- the LOC113004464 gene encoding uncharacterized protein LOC113004464 yields the protein MPTCCIAYRCNNNSNKGYACFNFPSDADLCKKWVIALNKSSEWQPTPSQRICEVHFDRKDIAFIARRKQVCKDAVPRYFCTCPYTKKNTEITGELPKLQNCPSLSLEEEEILYKMCGYVVHKLQSKIKCNVCYNSLLHRGLVDHPKAGLLLVCEFVQDALVRVSDEVYQILHGAELILMASQNVFKDLEESL from the exons ATGCCAACCTGTTGTATTGCATATCgttgtaataataatagcaataaagGTTATGCCTGCTTTAATTTTCCATCGGATGCAGATCTTTGTAAGAAATGGGtaattgctttaaataaaagttccgAATGGCAACCCACACCTTCGCAACGAATTTGTGAA gtACATTTCGATCGAAAAGACATAGCGTTCATCGCTAGAAGGAAACAAGTATGTAAAGATGCCGTACCACGTTACTTCTGTACGTGTccatatacaaaaaaaaatactgaaattACTGGCGAATTaccaaaattgcaaaattgtcCGTCCTTATCTTTAGAAGAAGAGGAAATCTTGTACAAGATGTGTGGATATGTTGTCCATAAGTTGCaatcaaagataaaatgtaatgtATGCTATAATAGTTTATTACACCGGGGACTTGTAGATCATCCCAAAGCTGGACTTTTACTTGTATGTGAATTTGTACAAGATGCATTAGTGCGAGTATCTGATGAAGTATATCAGATTCTTCATGGCGCAGAATTAATTCTAATGGCTTCTCAGAATGTATTTAAAGATTTAGAAGAGtcactttaa
- the LOC105201389 gene encoding GDP-mannose 4,6 dehydratase, with protein MATGDDRRVALITGISGQDGSYLAEFLLEKGYDVHGIIRRASSFNTGRIQHLYADPKCHRQGKMKLHYGDMTDSSSLIKVISAIQPTEIYNLAAQSHVKVSFEVSEYTAEVDAVGTVRILDAIRTCGLEKSVKFYHASTSELYGKVIEVPQNEKTPFYPRSPYACAKLYSFWIVVNYREAYNMFACNGILFNHESPRRGENFVTRKVTRSIAKIHLGLQDVVELGNLDAKRDWGHAKDYVEAMWLMLQQTQPDDYVIATGETHSVREFVEIAFQYVGRTIKWQGEGVNETGQDAQTGQVMVRVNPKYFRPTEVDVLLGDASKARNKFGWKPTVTFKELVKDMMDSDLELMSKNPNA; from the exons ATGGCAACTGGCGATGATAGACGTGTCGCTCTAATAACAGGTATCTCTGGGCAG GATGGCTCTTACTTGGCAGAGTTCTTACTGGAGAAGGGATATGATGTGCACGGCATCATCAGGCGTGCAAGTTCATTTAACACTGGACGTATTCAGCATCTTTATGCTGACCCGAAATGTCACAGACAGGGCAAAATGAAGCTGCATTACGGTGATATGACAGATTCCAGTAGTTTGATCAAAGTCATTAGCGCGATACAGCCAACAGAAATTTATAATCTTGCAGCGCAAAGTCATGTTAAG GTAAGCTTTGAGGTAAGCGAATACACTGCGGAAGTAGATGCAGTTGGAACAGTAAGAATATTGGACGCGATACGTACATGCGGTTTGGAAAAATCTGTAAAGTTTTATCACGCTTCAACGTCCGAGCTTTACGGCAAAGTGATAGAAGTCCCACAAAATGAAAAAACACCATTTTACCCACGCTCTCCATATG cttGTGCGAAGTTATATAGCTTCTGGATTGTTGTAAATTATAGAGAAGCATATAATATGTTTGCGTGTAACGGCATATTATTCAATCACGAAAGTCCGCGAAGAGGAGAGAATTTTGTCACGAGAAAGGTGACGAGATCTATAGCAAAGATACATTTAGGTTTGCAGGATGTGGTCGAATTAGGAAACTTAGATGCAAAGCGAGATTGGGGCCATGCGAAAGATTATGTTGAG GCAATGTGGTTGATGTTGCAACAAACGCAGCCGGACGATTATGTCATAGCAACGGGAGAGACACATAGCGTGAGGGAGTTTGTAGAAATTGCATTCCAATATGTGGGTCGCACAATCAAGTGGCAAGGTGAGGGTGTGAATGAGACGGGGCAAGACGCACAAACCGGTCAAGTAATGGTTCGCGTAAATCCGAAATACTTCCGTCCAACCGAAGTG GATGTACTTTTAGGCGATGCATCAAAAGCAAGAAACAAATTTGGGTGGAAACCGACTGTTACGTTTAAG GAACTTGTAAAAGATATGATGGATTCTGACCTGGAACTAATGTCCAAAAATCCAAATGCTTAA